Proteins encoded together in one Pelagicoccus sp. SDUM812003 window:
- a CDS encoding outer membrane beta-barrel protein has translation MKAFLSLACVFTLSGQLSMGQAIEGAESLRDRSRILQKKNPVSSETSGFSSFDGLTSNGDAEGVSQFGYLWATSISSSPSGSINLLSRYNAMTENFGYGARARYEHPFDENGRYGISIDIGTNRFDRRFDSLQYLWDEEPDSSVGLTLPNTARFDVRTLETESKHARLFGQATFGKTRVYAVGSHSVIDDMDERLRLEYKTSGDTSSDDSLVTFQKNRKRNSLRRSPDQRTENVYGVGAELALENTQFRAGAVTRSWKRLRPGTYTVQFEDGIRDQLTLDLSDPTRPVAVEPLVQENLSTFEFLEIRFEDKTTHDSDDIVYFDTDITGTTPNFNYKISTGALYREKNRDNFELRRNYDGYEGVYGMETTLNDQPVGDFLEGDYTLGYFPAERPVLEHFETHLDGYLYNASSSEQDSLSQNYDSYERVLGGYLNALFEFGEWSLSTGARYEDTKIETFGYEVIANVDDSIEVSPEYGSQTYQNGFPTLSIAYRKSESSLFQFSWQTTIARPDYYDLIPYQIIARSSEVVRSGNPNLRPTLLDTATLSWAKQLGDDSSLTLGISSVDIQDFIYSTEETIVDGTYEGFKFRSKFNGSSARIHGIDFSLSRVFEPSILKGKGITARVLHQYKESTADTDNVAFSETPLPMVARNKSRLSIEQTIGRLYWLLQMDYTDQALDQFGPSLSTFEYLDQRLTTNARIVYKIDQSWVARFDFLNIGNAPLDESIGRLNRMGKTTIDSWQCRVDIGRKW, from the coding sequence ATGAAAGCCTTCCTCTCGCTAGCCTGCGTATTCACGCTTTCAGGGCAGCTTTCCATGGGCCAAGCGATAGAGGGGGCCGAGTCCCTACGAGACCGGAGCCGAATCTTGCAGAAAAAGAACCCAGTTTCTTCCGAAACCTCCGGTTTCTCCAGCTTCGATGGACTCACCTCCAACGGCGATGCGGAAGGCGTCTCCCAGTTCGGCTACCTCTGGGCCACTTCGATTTCGTCGTCGCCATCCGGCTCTATCAACCTGCTCTCCCGCTACAACGCCATGACTGAGAATTTTGGATACGGCGCTCGAGCTCGGTACGAGCACCCCTTCGACGAAAACGGCAGGTACGGCATCTCCATCGACATCGGTACGAATCGCTTCGACCGCCGCTTCGACTCGCTGCAGTATCTTTGGGATGAGGAACCGGACAGTTCGGTGGGCCTCACCCTGCCCAATACAGCTCGCTTCGACGTACGCACCCTGGAAACGGAATCGAAACACGCTCGCCTGTTCGGACAAGCGACTTTTGGAAAGACGCGCGTCTACGCAGTGGGCAGCCATAGCGTGATCGACGACATGGACGAGCGCCTTCGTCTTGAGTACAAGACCAGCGGAGACACGAGTAGCGACGACTCGCTCGTAACATTTCAGAAGAACCGCAAGCGAAACAGCCTGCGCAGAAGCCCGGATCAACGGACCGAAAACGTCTATGGCGTGGGCGCTGAGCTCGCCCTAGAAAACACTCAGTTTCGGGCGGGAGCCGTGACCCGTTCCTGGAAACGTCTCAGACCTGGTACCTACACCGTTCAATTCGAGGACGGCATTCGCGATCAGCTCACCTTGGACTTGAGCGACCCTACCCGCCCTGTAGCGGTCGAGCCTCTGGTTCAGGAGAATCTTTCCACTTTCGAATTTCTTGAAATCCGCTTCGAAGACAAAACCACCCACGACAGCGATGACATCGTCTACTTCGACACGGACATCACGGGTACGACTCCAAACTTCAACTACAAGATCTCCACCGGAGCCCTCTATCGAGAGAAGAATAGAGACAACTTCGAACTCCGCCGAAACTACGACGGCTACGAAGGCGTTTACGGAATGGAAACGACGCTCAACGACCAGCCTGTCGGCGACTTTCTAGAGGGCGACTACACTCTGGGCTATTTCCCCGCAGAACGCCCGGTCCTCGAGCACTTCGAGACTCACCTCGACGGATACCTCTACAACGCAAGTTCCTCAGAACAGGATTCGCTTTCGCAAAACTACGATTCCTACGAGCGCGTTTTGGGCGGCTACCTAAACGCGCTATTCGAGTTCGGAGAGTGGAGCCTTTCGACCGGAGCGCGCTACGAGGACACCAAAATCGAGACCTTTGGGTACGAGGTGATCGCAAACGTAGACGACTCGATAGAAGTGTCGCCTGAATACGGATCGCAAACCTATCAAAACGGCTTCCCGACTCTTTCGATCGCTTATCGGAAATCCGAAAGCTCTTTGTTTCAGTTCAGTTGGCAAACCACCATCGCTCGTCCCGACTATTACGACCTGATCCCCTACCAGATCATCGCCCGCAGCAGCGAAGTCGTCAGATCGGGCAACCCGAACCTACGTCCTACTTTGCTGGATACGGCGACGCTCTCTTGGGCTAAGCAGCTCGGCGACGACTCATCGCTCACACTCGGCATCTCATCGGTAGATATTCAAGACTTCATCTACTCCACCGAAGAGACCATTGTCGACGGGACCTACGAGGGATTCAAATTTCGATCTAAATTCAACGGCTCCTCCGCTCGCATCCACGGCATCGATTTCTCGCTCTCTCGCGTATTCGAACCATCGATACTGAAAGGCAAGGGCATCACAGCGCGCGTGCTTCACCAATACAAGGAATCCACCGCCGACACCGACAACGTCGCCTTTTCGGAAACGCCTCTTCCCATGGTCGCGCGAAACAAATCGCGCCTATCCATCGAGCAAACCATAGGTCGACTGTACTGGCTGCTGCAAATGGACTACACCGACCAGGCCCTCGATCAGTTCGGACCAAGTTTGAGCACCTTCGAATACCTTGATCAAAGGTTAACCACCAACGCCCGAATCGTGTATAAAATCGATCAAAGTTGGGTGGCTCGCTTCGATTTCCTGAATATCGGCAACGCTCCCCTCGACGAATCCATCGGACGTCTAAATCGAATGGGAAAAACGACTATCGATTCCTGGCAATGCCGGGTCGATATCGGCCGAAAATGGTAG